The DNA window CACTGTGAAGGACAGCTCTGtaagctgttctgctgctgaacCTCTCTTTGTAACATGGACTAGCcatgtttcctttctgtaaagCACACTTTCTTGGCTCCAACATTTCTCATAGGGCCAACAGTCCTGCTTTTAGACTTAGCAATTGTCTTGCAAGAAATCTGTTGGTGGGCTGATGTGGTCCAGCATGGCTTGGGCCATGTTTTCCTTGGCTGCTTTAACATTACCACCTTTAGACCctgtcagtggaaaaaaaaagaaaaaccaaccaaccaacaaaccctAAAAAATCCCCAGGGCTATATCAAACCAGAACAAGGGAGAGCTACTGCTTTCAGACCGGGAATGGGAGATGAGCAACACAGTTTGCTCTGCTTTCAGACCGGGAATGGGAGATGAGCAACACAGTTTGCTCCCAAGAGCTTTAGGTGGGGGTGGATTGAAATAAACCCTATTGGGATGTCTGGACCCAGATCCAATTTTCGTAACAGCACAGGGTCAGTCAAAATTGCAGTCTTTATGCAGatgcattgctttttaaagctaATTTTCATTCAGTCAGTTTTCTGTGTCTCAGAATAACATGAATGTGTTCCTCCTACCCCAACAATTGTTGGCAGAGGGACTTGGAGCATGGCAGCATCAGTGCTGGCAAAAGAAACACCTGGGAAATGTTCTCTGTAACTGCCCCTCAGTTAATTGTGCAAGAGCCACACAAGCCTCTGGTTTGTGTTGACTAATTAGGTGAGTAATGCAACCTCCTTTTGAATGTCCTTCCTGTTCTAGATCAAGAATGATGCATACATTGATCAAATGACTTACCCGTGGTCACATAGTGAGTGACTCATTGGCAGAGGCAGGAATTAACTCCTGGTATCACTAAATTCCTGCTTCCTAGACCCCATGGCCTCTTATTTCTAgtgctcttctctttcctctcctggcCTTTTTGCCTCTTGCCCACTGCAGGATTTGTTACATGTACGATTTCCAAGGTGACAATATCTGACCACTGCTAAGAAAATGAGATCTCTGTCCTTTGCTACAGACATCTATTGACATGCAAAGAAGCTAAAGTTCCTTTTATTCCTTATCTTTTTGTAACATTTCACCATGATATGCCTGAGGTGGTGCGGTGCCAGATCTCCTTTGCTCCCGTGCCTCCAGCATTGCACATGATGATGTCCTCTAAtactattttctgcttttctagaaGCATCTAATCCACAGTCTCTCTGAAGTGGGAACACTCTGCCCATACCCACTGCTAGTACAACAGCATAATCAGCTGCAAAAAATCAATGGGTGGGTTTTATAAATCCCAGTTCAGTATTCAGCAAGGCATTAACATCTGTTGTGATCAATATTTTAGAGCAAGTCTGTTTGATAAAAAGTTACAGTAAAGCCATTAGCTTCCTCCTGAATAGCTAAATAACTCACAGGAGTAAGTCTAATCACTTTAAGCTTGTTGCATTTGAAAGTAAGCAGAAAATTCAGAGTAAAGAGGCAGTATAGCCAGCTGGATCGTGTTTCTTACAAGCTGCTGTACTGGGAATGAAGTACTTTCAGGTTTTTAATGGCTCCTGGGGTATGCTGGAGtcaaatctggaaaaaaaaaaaagtctctcttaTCATTTGGTTTGATGATAGTCTTTACGATAATTTGGCTGGTAAGTGCTAGCAGCTAGTCAGCGCAGAAATTATACCCTTTCGTTTTGAAAGTCTGCAGAAATGGAACTATTGGATGCATGGGCATCATAAGATGCCACGAAGgttaaagcaaagaaacattATGGTAGCATCAGGAAAATAAAGGGTATTTGTGTACAGAATACCTGTTGTTAGGGCACTGGGTGTAGCTGTCCGCGCCGTACACCGCTCAGGGTGAGCAGCCCACGCTGCTCCGACCCACCTGCCTGTGTAAAGCGGTGAGGAGGGGGGTCTGCCCGGGACGGGGACACTGCGGACACCGAGGGGTCCCGGGACTCGCCCTGCCGCAGCGCCCCAGCCCCACCGTCCGGGCAGGCGGTACCGGGGCTCCTCCCGTcctgtcccgtcccgtcccgccccgccgcctTCCCCCGTTCAGCGGCGGGGCCAGGGCGCGGGGGAGGCGGGCCGGCTCCTTCCCACTCGGCGCTCGCTCCCGCCGCCTTTAAGCCGACAACCGTgccgggctgcggggagcgAAGGGCTGCGGAGGCGCCGTGCCGCCATGGCGGGGTGTCCCCGCTGGGCTGCCGTGCTGGCGCTGCTGGTGCTGCCGGCCCTGCCCCGCCGTGCCGCCGCCGGCTGCGCCTCCCGCGGGCTGTGCTGCCCGGGCCGCGACCCGGCCTGCCTGAGCACCGGCTGGCGGCCCGACGGCTCCCACGGGCCCTGCTACTGCGACCAGGCGTGCGCCCGCACCCTCGACTGCTGCCACGACTACGCCGAGGCCTGCCCAGGTGAGTggccggcggggctggggctgtcctGGGTCCGGCTGTCCTCGCTGCATCCCGAGCTGACCGGCATCTGCCTGCCCTCGGGGCTCCGGCTGCGTTTAAAAGCGTCGCCGGGCTCCGCTTTGCTTGTGGGAAAAGCGAGAGGGGGCAGGCGGGGATGCAGGTGGCTGGAGGAGGGATGCTGCCGACGCTTTGCTTCCCACCCAGGTTGCGGGTCTCAGAGATGCTGAAGTCCCCCGGGTTGCCCTGGGGCAGGTAGCTGGCAGGGTGCTTCAGGATGCTGCGTGTTTGTACAGGACCAGAAATGTGAAATGGGACGTTTCCAGACTGAGTCAGAATCCCTCGATTCCTTTGCCTCTTGAGGGTTGGATGGGATCAAATCTGCTGCTCGCGTTAATCTGCACATCCTTGCAAAAGGCATCGAGAGCTGCAGCGTGTAGCTGCAGCTCCGGCATTTGATCTGATGAGAGCCTGGAGCATGGTGCCTGTGCGGCTGAGTGCCGGGGTctgcgggcagcgctgccttcCTGGGGAGTGCAGCAGCACTCCCTCCATAAAAGTCATCCGCTAAAGTGCAGATCTGAGTTAAGGAGATAAGATATTTTAGTGAGTGGTGCAACCTCATATTCCCTTCCCACAAACAGCATCCTCAGGGAGTCTTCTCTGTTCACATAGTgccttatttattattttttttaatctgcataGCTGTGCCTCAGCAGAGTTTTGCTCTAGGCAGATGGGCAGACATTCCCGGGatttaattgcctttttcctttcaagagAGAGCTGGAAAATGAGTGGGAAATTAGTTCATTCTGGTGTGATTTAGACAAGCTATGTCTGTGAGCGAGGACAGGCTGGCAGGTCTGGAGACCAACAACTcccaagagcagcagagagcagtgaGCATAAAAGTGCCGCGCTCTGGAACCCATAAAcctgcctcccccctgccctgagGCAGGGCACCAGGTCTGCAGGGGTGCAGCTTGGCTGTCCTGCTGTTGGGGCTGTCTGGGGAGGGCTCTGGTGGTTGGTGCTGGATGCCCCAGTGCCTTCGATGTCTGAGCACGGTTGGGCTGTTGGGCACTTCTTCAGTACTGCTGCATCTGAATCGTGCTGCTCTTGGCAGTCATCTGGGATGACTGGGCTGGAGGGGAACCCCTCGCATCTATTCTTCGTAGTACAgaagaataataagaaaaatgtgtttgtgagCCCTTCATGAGGGAATAGCGAAGAGCAGTCGCCGCTCCCTGTCTGTGCTGGGACCCTTGCAGCCGTACCGTGTCACAGCTGCAGCCCTTGCTGCCAGCCCGGTGCCATCCTGTGGCTCACTGGAGGAATAACACCATCCTGCTTACAGAGGTCTGGTgagaaagctggttttgtgcaGGATGAGATATTTGTGCATTATTTCTTGTGATTCATTTGTGCTGGATGTAAGGGCCCCAGTTCTACTTTGACTTGTTTTGCCTTTGTCGCCTGGCCttttttcagtagttttctttattctcaCCACTAAAGAGCTGTTTTATCAAACTGACttgtaaagcaaaatattaaggCAAAAGGATTAATATCTGATGCTAAACCAAACTGAAAAGAGCAGAAGATTCTCAATAAATGAGATGCACAGAAGGATTATAATGTTGGGTAGCCTGCAATCCAACGCACGGTCTTGTTTTGCGGTGCATTGCTGCAAGTGCAGCCCTTAGTGTACGTAACGTGGTGGGTGCTGACTTTACCTGGTTGCTGTGTGTGTGAGGCACCCAGTGGCTGAACCAGCAAGGTAGGAATGTTGATCAGACACCTACTCACTGGTGTGGCTGAAGATTGATGTCCTTAGAAGTGCTGGTGTGGTGCAGTGTCATACACTGGCCCAATTCAGTCACAAGATACAGAAATGCAAGGAGAAGGACTGTAGCCAACTGagaatatgtggaaaaaaaaaaatatatgactTTGGGCTGACCTGCAAGTGTTTTTCTCCAGAGGTATTGTTCTTGATGCTTAGGTTGTGTTGGTTAAATACAATTGATCGAGTATATCATGGGCTTTTGTCTGAGGTTACCTATTAGAGAGACCAGCAGGTAAATGCTCTTGTGCTCTTGAGTGATTCTCTGTTATTCCTGATAGTTCCCTCCAAAGGTCTGATCATGTGAAACGCAACTATGGACATGCTCATGGGGAAGAGGTCACAAAAGGGAATATACGACACAGGGAATGGTACCAGTGTGTTTCAGACTGAATGGATGGGGTGTTGAATGCTACAGGAAGacatttcttcagctgcttgGAGGCTGAAGCTTAGGAGTTTAGCACGGTGGATACTGTGTGAGAGCAAGTAGGGATGTTCAATGATGTGAAGATTTTTGAAGCATTACTTAGTGCCAGTTCCCTGAATTTAAAGTCATGAGTCACatcctcaaaatattttgggattGGTTCCAACACATACAAAGTGGAAGCCATTGCATCGTAttttgcttcttgaactcaCCTCCAGCCTGCCATGCGATGGTGCAAACTGCATGGCTGGTCATTATTTGCCATGTGCCATCTGACAAGAGAAGTCAGTAATATTTTAGGCTTTATCTGCATGAAAGGTCTACAACACCCTCtgtttcctcctgctctttAGCCTCTTCTCTTACCACTCAGTTTGACCTTGtctaattttaaatcttttctcagTTCATCTGGTGCAGGTCCCAGTTTGCAGGGGAGGCTTGCAGCAGTGTAGCTAGAGGGAGGTGACTGGCCCCATGTAGACTAGCTTGGATGGTTGGACCTTCTAGGCAGGTAGTTTCCTGGGAACTGCCCAACACAACTGTGGGACAGGTGTGAAATAAGGACAGTTGTGTCAAAAAGTGTCTTTTCTGGAGAAGGCTCATCACTTGCATCATTCCTGTAACCTTCCACATTCCTGTTTGTTACTCTTCCTCCAGTTATCCCCTGTGTCGTATCTCAGTGGAGCAGCTGGAGTGGCTGTGCAGAGCCTTGCAAGACAACATATCGTGTTCGGAGGAGGCACGTCATCCAGGAGCCCAGGAATGGAGGAGAGGCATGTCCTCCTCTGGAGGAGAGGGCTGGCTGCGTGGAGTACTGGACTCGGCAAGGAACAGAGTGCAAACAGTCCCTGAGTAAGTCCGCTGAAAATGTAAGTGCCTGGGTAATCGGGGGGAGGACTCTTGTTTGGGTCAGCAGAGCTGatctttcttctctgtatttgaaaagaGTTTTCAGACGCCTGCATGTTTGCTCTGGGCCTGCCTGGTGTAACTGAGAACCGAGCTCTTCACACAGGGGCTTAGAGATCTCCTTCCCGGGACAGTATTGGAAAGTAGTGCCTGCCCTTTGCTGTGGTCTGCTGTGCTTCAGAAGTGAAATACTACAGGCCTGTTATGATCTTACAAGTGTAAATCTCTGGAAATTTTGATAGAGTTTGTAGATTTATGCCTGTTTAAAACTTCCATAAATGGGTGTtgagcattatttttttttcctttttattattttttattttatgagtcATCTGTAAAAAGTCATGAAGGAGCAATACCCATCAAAGGCAAGGAGCAGAGTGCAGGCAGAGGAGACCTCCAACTAGTTTCTAGAGAAAAACGCCTGATTTCAGTTTGTTCAGATCAACTTTTCATTACATACCTTTACTGATTTTTAGAGGAATTGCTTGTCATTTTGGTGGTATTTTGGGGTTAGAATCTGTCCAGTCTGGATGTTGGCTACAACTGACTTCTTCAAACCTGTTGAGAATTGGTATTAAGTGAATATTGCCTCCCCGCTCTGTCTTTTGGGTGCGCCTGATAAGTAGGCTCACTCTGCTCAGGCAAAAATCTGCAACAATACAGGTTCTCTTTTCAGTGAAATGGTTGATGGTCATGCATaatatgaaaatacaaagttagaaattttttttgtctcctgctGAAGATAAACCCGTATGACATTAAAAGCCCATCTTTACTGTTTTGCAGACATATCAGCCTTAGTGCAGTATTGCCACTTACGGTATGTACTCTTTCTCTTTGATACACACAGTCCCAGCACTAATAACAACAGGAGGGTTTGGAAAAgcgaggaaaaaaagagctgcagCTGATGGCAGTGAAAGAGCAGGGTAAGTTGGAGGCTCAGCACAGGGGCACAGTCATACTCCACTTGCAGTGTGTCTCTGCTTGCAGTTTTGGGCCCAGCTTTTTGCCGATGAGAATTGGCGCTTCCCAGCAGAAGGGCGGCACTGGAGCAGGGTGCTGCTCTCCCCTCAGCGACAGCAATCCCTGCGGTGCCTCTGAAGGCCATGGGTCTGCCTTGATGTAAGGCCAGTACAAGACTGAAATTCAGCTCTTTGTTCGTGGCATCGCTGCTGTTTAAAATTGTGTGGTCAAAAGCCAAAGACTATTCActtcagctcttcctcctgtgGACTCTGGTGCAGTTTGCACTTTTTTTGCATAAATGGAGTTAATTCTCAGGGGGCAGAGTTTGCTACCTTGTTGCATGGGAAACTCATCCCCCTTGCATTTCAGCCCCCCTTGGCTGGCACGCTGGTGTGGCACAGCACAGGTACAGGCAGGGTTGTGCAGAAAGCTCTCTGTTGCATTTTACCTTCTGAGACACGGCCATCTCTGTGGGTGCCGCTCTGCCTCCGGGCTGGTGCCTCAAACACGGGGGAGCTGGCATCAGCCTTCCCAGGCCTCTTCTTTCCCAGCTGGGGTCATCACTAGCAGCGACACGGTTCTGATGGGAAAGGTTATCTTCCACCATGTGACCCCTCGTATGGAGTTTTGCAAAGTAGTTATTCTCCAGGGGATCTTATTGCAGTCCCTGGTGGTTTGCCTGTTTCTTGTTGAGAGCTGCCATTCCTGTAAAGACTGTGTGGAgtttcccagagctgcagcatgaAGCAGCCACGCACTTGTTGATTTCTTCCCCACATGCTGTTCTGCATATAAGTATTTCCATAGTGCCTGGGTGCATCCATCACCTTCACTTAAGTGTCTGAAGGAAAGAGCATCTGTTCACCCTGAGCTGCCCTTGGAGTCCTCATTAGTTGAGCCTTCTCCCTGTAAAATTCAAAAATGTGAGCACAGCTTTATTGCATGCATATTTATCCTCGCTCTCTTTCCCTCAGACAAGACAAGGAAGCAAGCTGCTCACATGGTTCGGTGTGCCACTTGAAGGTGTTTGGAAATCCCCAGGATGACTGATATACAACCAGTCTAGACTAGAACCCAATTCTCTGCTGTCTTTATAGACGATTACTGAACTTCCTTGGTTTTCCCCTCCAAACAAGGCCAGTTCTTTTGGACTTTCCTCTCAGGTTTGGTTAAAAGCAGAAGCACGGAGGGCAGAAGTGCTGTGTCAATCTGGTAGTCCTTCCACCGAGATGTGACAATCTCACTCTGTCTCTTAGGAAGGAGATCATCACACGGAAAACCTGTACAGACCAAATCTTAGCTCCTGTCGCAAGTTACTCTACAAAACCCATTAGAAGTAACTGAGAGCAGATGATGGAGAAAGCATGGTTCAGCAAATGGACACCAGACCTGGAATCAGAAGACCTGTGtgtttgttgtggggttttttgcctttagTCAAACGCTTGACCAATCTGTGTCTCTATTTGTAAAAACAGATGCCAGTAATACCTGCTATTTTTTGATACGTCAGTTGAAAACCAGCAGAGTAGCTTTATTCCCCATTTAACCTTGTCAAAATGCAGGTACACCACATGTTCTGGTTTTTATGAcctggggtttgtttggtttttgtttttcttcattagtgATCTATGGTCACCCAGTTTAGTCTGGCTCTTCCAGTCCCATGGAGGGCTCTAATCCGGTTACTGAACTAACTCGGTTATTTTGGTTGCAGGTACTGTGTTGAATTCCAGCTTGTGGCCATCACGCCGGGCTGCTGGCACAGCCACCACTCGTACACTCACTGGATGCAGTATCTCAGGGAGGGCCACACCGTCTGCGTGGAGTGTCAGCACCCGGCTTTAGACTCCAGAAGTCTACATTGTTACGGGGATGGCAGTGGAAGCAAAAAGTAAGagttttaacttttgttttcatgttgaatttttcattcttctcccTTGATCTGCTCATCCCAGAGCACTGTACGCATATTAACTGGTGTTTGTTACATACCATGAGTTTCTTGCAGAGATTAAATGACCTGGTGAAGCTCACGTATTAAATcagtggcagagccaggactgAAGTGTAGGAGTACCTGCACTTACTTTGCTGCACTGACTTTTAAGTGGCACAGTTGCGGAGTTTGTGGATTTTGTTTCTACACATGACCCTTTATGGGTATTTCTGGTGAGTGTTTTAGGGACCTGGGGTATGTGCTGGCACCTGAGGTTGGATGGAAGTACTGTTACATCTTTGCACTTTCAGCATCCTATCCCAGGAAATCTGAAGCAGCTTTGGGACAATTGATGGGGACCACCCAGGTTGTACAAATTGGGTAGACTCCAACAAAGAAGAAGGGAATGACTTGAAGCTGCAAAACACatctgctgcagagccagcagcaggggAGTTCTGGCTCCCaagccagtgcttggtcactgGAGGTGCAGCTTCTGCATTGCTTTTATCCTGCTACTCTTAACCCTGTTGTTAGCTTATTAAAGGCATCCTCTGAAACTGGTTAGCAGCCCTGCCTGAGAAAATCATTGCCCATCAG is part of the Grus americana isolate bGruAme1 chromosome 17, bGruAme1.mat, whole genome shotgun sequence genome and encodes:
- the LOC129214441 gene encoding somatomedin-B and thrombospondin type-1 domain-containing protein-like; translation: MAGCPRWAAVLALLVLPALPRRAAAGCASRGLCCPGRDPACLSTGWRPDGSHGPCYCDQACARTLDCCHDYAEACPVIPCVVSQWSSWSGCAEPCKTTYRVRRRHVIQEPRNGGEACPPLEERAGCVEYWTRQGTECKQSLIPALITTGGFGKARKKRAAADGSERAGYCVEFQLVAITPGCWHSHHSYTHWMQYLREGHTVCVECQHPALDSRSLHCYGDGSGSKKNQLLHWQAVGNPRCKGTWKRIRQLDTCSCPSVHSFLFI